aaccaccgccttatccaaaaggaaacaaatcttcaagaagattaggtctgaaaagggataagcatctccatgcttgcatggatccggctgTAACATCATGGGCTAGGCCTTACGTTGCCCTAatcactcctataaatacccgaagagcttctGAAGCTAAGGGTGCTGAGAAACCGACCAGTTGTGCAGTCTTTGTGAAGTTGAAGCTAGCCCGGGCTGTGGACATAATCTAGTACTTTTCGTTAcatgttttgcacggcacttttgGACGTAGGTACTCATATTTCCCTTTAAGCAATTTCAATTTccgttatgttttcctttatgtcttttgcttgtgttatttactttatggttggctaagttttatattctgatttggccaagatgatctaagcatgaacactaaactcgagaggtctaatttgggcataacaactgtatgagcatattcccgatacactaggtttgattccaataaggttgtaacaacttggttaattaattgatcactagttaactaggaagttctggccaaaagtaataatttgggcataaggtgaaacgccatcgacctccaaaatagtacaacgagtgttggagtcGTGACTACTGTGAAACATCggtgtaagagtcaagtgggtctatctagttcttaaagcattctgggcaaagcacaactagcgataggccatcgcagagagcgtggatgttgcccggggtagttgatttccattagctgaaccttctaagggatcataaactgaaaggatagattgggcgatgggtttttgcgtgcgtgacgagtgacaataggggcgcaacaattcttatgcctataaccactggtatgcgagtatagtgatttatctttgcaccaatgatcgagtgtctagttcatgtttggtgattcaaacccaagtcagaattattttgttatttgatttatctacctttgttatttcagtttaggttggaaacccgttgtggtcagaacacaGCAGAATACAAAAcatttttagtgacacccttgcaggaggagttactgctcagttccctgtggattcgactctggacttatcactagctagtctagttgtgggcataggatattttatttgcgcgaagctcaaacgacggcttcgtcaaCCTTTCCAAACGAAAAGCTATACTCTGTATACAGTAGGAAAAAAGTTGTATGCCTTTACCAATCAGGAGCCATGGTATGATGACATAGCTAACTATCTGATTACTAAGGAGTTACCTCCAGGGTTGACAAGGTTCAAGCAGAGGAAGCTACTTGTACAGACCCGATTTTACTATTGGGAAGATCCATACCTATGGAGGATTGGAGCAGATCAGGTCATACGGAGGTGCATACcagaggatgagcatgcccaagtATTAGACATATGTCATGGAATAGCATGCAGTGGGCATTTTGGAGGGAAGCGCATGGCCCACAAGATTTTAGAAAGTGGATTTTACTGGCCAACTATATTTGCAGACGCAAGGAAATaggtacagagctgcccgaagtgccagatgatTGGAGGCATTACCGCAagggatgaaatgccacaagtccCAATCATGCCGGTTGAGATCTTTGATGtgtggggaattgactttatgggacccttcccaaagtcaagaatatattctggtggcagtggactacgtgtcaaagtgggttgaagccaaggcaaccgcaagtAATGATGCTCACACCGTGGCAGAATTTTTGAAGGTGCAAGTGTTCGAGAGGTATGGTATACCCAAGATCCTGATCAGTGATCAAGGATCGCACTTATGTAATGCCACCATCAAAGCACTAACCAAGAAggtgggggtgacacacaaaGTCACTacagcatatcacccccaagcaaatggccaagctgagatttccaatagagagataaagaacatTTTGGAAAAGGTGGTACACCCAAACCGCAAGGACTGGAGTAACCATTTGGGAGACGTGTTATGGGCATACCGAACTGCTTTTAAaacacccattggaatgtcccctTTCAGACTGCTCTATGGAAAAAGATGTCATCTACCTGTGGAAATTGAACATAAGGcatactgggcaatcaagcaaattaacCTCAGTATGAGCCTAGCTGGAGAAACGCGAAAGCtgcagctgagtgagttggaagagcttcggttggaggcttacgacaatgcTGTGCTCTATAAGGAGCGAACCAGGAGAATCCATGATGCTAAGATCAGAAAGAAGGAATTCTGGGTAGGACAAAAAGTCCTACTTTTCAATTCTCGTTTCAAAATGATGGCCGGGAAGTTTCGTTCAAAATGGTCAGGACCATTTGTGATCAAAGGGATTTTTTCAAATGGAAGCATAGAGGTGTacgatcacaatggagttgatacattcgtggtgaatgggcatcgTTTGAAGCCCTACCATGAACTTGCTGAAGTAGAAAAagagaaggaggaatgccaccTTCTCAACCCTGTGTACGAGTGAAAGATGAAGGAAGAGTCGAGCTCGAgacgggaaacaagagcgcttgttgggaggcaacccagtatTGTTCTTCAGTATGGTATTTACCggagtttcttttcttttaagtttgttttgttttgtttggatgtACTAACCCTGCAGGAAGTCGGGCCAAGATAAGTTTAGGTTGGAGGCCTAGAGGAGAatccgagcccactttgcgttgcaaagtgtgtaggtggagagttgGGGTTTGAATATTCTAGCTGAGGGCTTACGAAGGAGGCTGACGTAGGTGTGTCAGCggcaggcggcgatgtgacGGGAAcccttcggtttccgcagaaaatttgaaattcaaaattttgcCATGATTTCTTTCCTTAGAAACCAACTTACTGCCATAACGGCCACTCTTACCTTCTTTAAACCCCTCAACCCAAGATTTTCacccacaaaccctaaccttcaaaactgctacaccacgatctCCACTCTCTCCAAATCCTAAATTTCCATAACTGCCGATCACGTTTTAAAAGCCAACCTTGTTCCCAAAATTCTCACAAAATCCAAAACTTCCgcgcaaaaagaaagaaaaaaaaatacctgACCTTTGATCTCTGCAAATCATCATGGCAAAAACCAAAGGAGGAATGGGATCCGGGAGCACTCAACCACTGAAAGGGAAGAACACCAAACCCTCACCTCCGAAGCGGGCTACGAGGCGAACCACCTCGGAAGCGACCTCTACCAAGGTCACTGAAGACCCCTTGTTGACTATTCAGTCCGAGGACAGAGGACGTACTGAAGTCCTACAGCAGGAGGAACAGGAGGTCGCGAGGGAAACCGTTGAGTCAACACAACCGAAGAAACTGGAAGAAGAGAAGCCTAAACTTACACCTCCTTTAAAGAAATCGAAGAAATCCCAGACGGGCAAGGCAACTCCGGTGCGGTCCTTCGTCACGCCACCCCCACCTATTCAAGCCCAACCTCAACCGCAAATTCCTGAAACCTCCATGCAGGAAGGGAGGACCACCTCTGAAGAtacggaagaagaagaagaagaagaagaagaagaagaagaagaagaagaagaagaagaagagcaaGAAAAAGCGGAAGAGAAGGACGCTGAAGAAGGGGAGGGAGTTGAGGCCATTCCAGAAAAGGAGGTGGAAGTTCCGACACCACAAAGCAAGAGACCAGGAGTTAAAAGGAAGCTTGATGTTGCGAAGCCCCCACTGCCCGTTAAGGCCaaactgaaggaatattaaactgaattaacgttccgctttgcccgatgatcgtttcttggattattatcaatttatcatacaacgattaatcctaacatgctcctatgaatttaacagctgcacgttggagttcagaaatacctgaagaattcagaagaattcgtcaatctgtcgctgaacaggtcagccaacttcaacgctccgtttgacccctcaaacgacctccaatcgtattttgtgcagaaatacgacttcttcgtcttcgaaagagatttccgtggccgcctgattcgtctgaataggagttctgtggaggaagttatggccgttttacggagactgccagaacatggtttcctgcgaaaatctgactccagctctgatcttctcgactgtatcccgctcaattcccaacgttggatggacaacgagctatggaaattcccaagataGAAATCACCTCACGCTTTCCTGCGCcactctctgctctcaaaaccctattttttatcagtctattttcctgagagctgacagctgtatttaataatacagaaaactgagagggggcgccagtttctatgtgagggccgaaaatctgtcctacttgggctaggagacattgggccagcccagggaccagatacaaggaataaagatgggcctcaaataaattaatttatctatggtcagcccagaccataattaatttataaatatcagttcattccactagagaaccgatactgacttacccctttattgccggtgatgagtcggggcttgtatttagacttattaaatctccgtatttaaaatatccgacatccattaattaattagagctctgacagcttaaattaattaatctcttaataattccttaagcagtaccactcaaactttattatcacgcctgaacttaatcaacctgcagggtttagcgcaataaaccttattgagctccttaaggggatgtcattatcctataccggatacgggtactaatacagataatcaaatatcatatattaaccgctatcacccaagatacagagtactcgagttagtatataactttcacctatagtaagtcaaagtgatatacgaattaatatatatatctgaatacttattagtattaagatttataagccaccgagatcttgattcttcacttaagtcagatagaagaatacatctcaaactgtggtcctatcaatacgtaatgacgtaccagtatagacaagtagccaagacaaactacttccatctatactgcagcctaaaccaataacttgtcctagtgttatttcggctgtgatcatattatatctcttaaggttattccaattatatggtcttctgtgatctacaacacaccatataatctacttatatagagataaagaacatacatatgcaatcatgaacacaatcagataggagattagatagtgaacttaggaaacattgtatacaagcataaaacgttcttgctttcagtatacaaatccaacaatctcccacttatactaaagcaaacttttagtatacaatgcgtctatttaccaatcacctaacacttctcccacttatacttaaattttcctaagtgggtggcatcaatctggcatcaatcgcattcccatctttcaatgaccatttgcgataagccttttgtgaaagatcagtaggtttctccaatatgtgagaatttattctttgagcacaaaaacctcgatttacgaataatcgtataacttggtacttactctccatgtgtttaaccccttgtggttcttggattccttagagttcgcaactgcacttgaggtatcacgaaggtgatgctcccacgcaaactaggaattacccttagatcctggaggtagtggtcaaaccaaaaggttttacctcccaagaaaaaacacatagctcgaggtaattattctttgttccggttagcctggaaatccgaaatcgtataatccaaaaaggaactaaactgtctaactggtaaactatccttattctctagtcagagacttgaaaatataatttaccacagttcagtgtccttaactaggactatacagatatcttacaaccatgctaactgcatagcaaatataagatctcgtacatagcaaaccatacatgaagctatctactgcggaaacgtagaatactgccttcatttcctcaacctcaacaggtatcttaagacatagtctttagataaaggaacgccatatctaaaaggtagcaatcctttcatggcggtattcatactacaacgagtattctcagtatcaatgtaagacactcgagataagcccaacatctttttctagtgatcccttataaccttgatcacaaggatgtatactgtacctccttagtctttcatctgagactgttcggataaccattactttatgtcttgataatagctccatattgtcgccaattaggaggatattatctacataaaatgcaagattaaccacatcaccgatgacacgagagcgattgacacgagatgtttctctctctccctcacgtaacctcgatggtttaagtgagctgctatgggtaaaatgatccgaatgttctgagcatggcactggcgaaaatatcatcataacctttcgccaccagtctagctttaaaagctacgaccttgctcattcggacttatcattctcttgtatactcacttgcaacctatggctttacggcattctggtagcaagattttcttagtatacaaccatattcttaatggattgctccattgaggcgtgccagaaatctacattctcgtcttccactaattccaagtagatatctgggtcgattctcttatattcactaccagggactgaatccaaagattctcccaagaacataaatcgatcgggttgtcccacaaccctcccactacaatggatctgtggtggcacatgtgtgtcaacagtgcgtgcagtgtcttgtggtacaaaactcttgcacacttggcttgggtgatggaatcgcctgtctaatgtcttcaatttcttgaagtacactatctgacttggattagtgattactcccatagtccacttctaagaatcgtgtgtcattgctaataaccaccttctgattctttaggactaattgcaaagatacataactcatcatcgaacatatttttccaagagtgacctatttcttctctccaccacaccattttatatatggattacatggtgtagtaaactgggttggaatcccaaacactgacaatgaatcagaaaagatcattcctaacacattggccctttatcccctttgtcatgaatgacctggtctccatcttttcctctatacaggattcgcaggttcgaaatagtacaacctggattgaatccaatgtacttatttagacacgagcctttggatcctattaagatagatgtgacctatttctagggtatcaatatatgtgtaagatcctcatgagagattagccttaacttttctcttacttttgttcgatgatgtaaatgcaatataaaggtatttttgtagacaagttatagtatgaagagagatgttcaaaataccagaatagacaactttgtcatttcttatgatagaaacaccactatcaaaaatgacataagatccatctattcaaaattttggaacatgataaggaactctcaaaaactaaactatgtctttagaacctaaagacaaggcttcaattgcaacaactgcgactctagtcacgttgcctatgaagacaatcatctcatcacttctcagcttccttgtcagcttaaaaaaccatgcaaggtgtaacaatcactATCAGTTtttctcgttatccactactcacaacttgagtagaaaatgagctgatatgtctcagttactatagcaagtgaagtaccttaaccctttgccttgagtattgaaagaaaaaatcttcaatactcaatcttatcacaccactactcccactatttcccttgtctttcttgccccttggacccttcttcttcccgtcattcgacgaagaagatggctcacctttggcaataacaagtgcttgcacatctctttcccacaactttcttagccgtaactagagtaaCTTAAAAgaagtatctttcttgctcataacagcgttgaggcggaagttcttaattaaaagacttgggaagagcgttcaggataatatcgacttctGCCTCACGGTCGATACTCCCACtaagcaagtcaagtccgtcaaaatttgcatgacatgctcgtgcactgagttgtgctcactcataaaaataacaagattactctcatcaaatttaaatgagcagctcagtccgactctccgaacactttcttgagattcagcataatgctaatagcatcgtccatgccctgatgttggagctacaaggtttgtgacattatactcataatatagcatatagccacattattcgctttatgccaccttttatgtaatttctttttctcatcagttgactcattgttcggaccataagaacgtggagtagtaagcaacacagaAATTGTGTtcgtttgtgataaagataaaaatccaaaactgcgtttccattttatatatgtggaccggttaaaagactttgtgcaagaacaaagaaacaggagacatagacatatctgaaagtaacgaacataaagcacataattcgtaacaataatattgtaaccttttgataaaacaatattaatgaaacctccaactgcccaagaaaactcacgagtaagccacgatagagTGAACGTTTACCATGatttcctcaaccagactatttacctagtcgtttaacttccatccatgtcaacttaaccttttgacaaaggaaattaatagtcggactttaactagaccatatcattttcaagaagggactccgatggggagttgtacattgtacttgaaatgatatctaagcagcgaccacaatttaacctcgatagttaaattctcgaaattagcatactcacgaggaccataccgctttcaatttaacctcttggttatcttatttaaaatccatcctctaaagtacttatgagaatcatacgagtaagccacgatagggtggacgtttaccgcataactcccactacttaaatggatttaaatatttttaatagaaatctcaacttaacaaacttgtgaaatcaaatatgaagtaagccacgatagggtgaacgtttactcatattctcaatcactttgtcttgagaccgcatgtggaggtctacataattttaagaataaaaattatttagtaataaccacaatctaactttgaaaataaattctcgaatttgacatactcactaggaccatgccgcattcaatttaatttcttagttatcttatttaaaatccatcctctaaagtacttatgaaaatcatacgagtaagccacgatagggtggacgtttaccgcataactcccactactttaatggatttaaatatttttatagaaatctcatctgacaaacttatgaaagaacaaacatgaagtaagccacgctgtgtggacgtttactcacatcgccaatcactttgtctagagaccgcttgtggaaatctaaataatttttaatcatctataaaattattaatacagcttagtctttttctttcaaaaggtttgatcatgctcaacacataatcctaaacatgctcatctagaaacgcaacatgtaaaacatgctcgcagaattctaagcatgcttgtctaagcgcagttaataaacacatattaacaagcaaagacaaaaaca
The genomic region above belongs to Salvia miltiorrhiza cultivar Shanhuang (shh) chromosome 5, IMPLAD_Smil_shh, whole genome shotgun sequence and contains:
- the LOC131025907 gene encoding uncharacterized protein LOC131025907, with amino-acid sequence MSPFRLLYGKRCHLPVEIEHKAYWAIKQINLSMSLAGETRKLQLSELEELRLEAYDNAVLYKERTRRIHDAKIRKKEFWVGQKVLLFNSRFKMMAGKFRSKWSGPFVIKGIFSNGSIEVYDHNGVDTFVVNGHRLKPYHELAEVEKEKEECHLLNPVYE